One part of the Thiothrix nivea DSM 5205 genome encodes these proteins:
- a CDS encoding ATP-binding protein: MNDEISRLQRRLEREKSARKQAEQLLENKSLDLYRANQELRALADSLENTVGERTRELVEARDQAMAASRAKSSFLAAMSHEIRTPMNGIIGMATLLQDTRLDAGQQHQVATILQSAQALLGILNDILDISRLEAGKLELLSETFRLYDILPGMLETMQAIARQKQLELLKDIHAQTPDIMCGDSLRIRQILTNLIGNAIKFTPQGTITLRIHPSATHPGSIRFEVQDTGIGIPLEKQADLFRAFSQISRYDQHNSSGTGLGLAICRRLVNLMDGTIGLVSTPGVGSTFWFEIPLAASPTQIAVKQAGHEKLPASATMQYANTGHHVLVVEDHKVNQLVAKGMLTKLGYKVTLAETGFQAVELLRSQDDFDLVLMDIQMPGMNGVEATRIIRNEFPDRPLPILALTANAMKGDEQEYLAAGMDACLTKPIQIVQLAAALREWCRATAG; encoded by the coding sequence GTAAACAGGCCGAACAGCTACTGGAAAACAAAAGCCTGGATCTTTACCGGGCTAATCAGGAGCTGCGTGCGCTGGCGGATTCGCTCGAAAACACCGTCGGGGAACGTACCCGCGAACTGGTTGAAGCACGTGACCAAGCAATGGCTGCCAGTCGTGCCAAAAGCTCGTTTCTGGCTGCAATGAGCCACGAAATCCGCACCCCCATGAATGGCATCATTGGCATGGCGACCCTGTTGCAGGATACCCGGCTCGATGCAGGCCAGCAGCACCAGGTTGCCACCATTCTGCAATCCGCACAGGCATTGCTGGGGATACTCAACGATATTCTCGACATTTCCCGTCTAGAGGCAGGCAAACTAGAACTGTTGTCAGAAACTTTCCGCCTGTATGACATACTGCCAGGGATGCTTGAGACCATGCAAGCGATAGCCCGGCAGAAGCAACTGGAACTGCTCAAGGACATCCACGCACAGACGCCAGATATCATGTGCGGGGATAGTTTACGCATACGCCAGATTCTGACCAACCTGATCGGCAATGCCATCAAGTTTACCCCGCAGGGCACAATTACTCTACGTATCCATCCATCCGCCACACATCCGGGCAGTATCCGCTTTGAAGTACAGGATACCGGTATCGGCATTCCACTGGAAAAGCAAGCCGACCTGTTCCGCGCTTTCAGCCAGATCAGCCGCTACGACCAACACAATAGCAGTGGCACTGGGCTGGGGTTGGCCATCTGCCGCAGGCTTGTCAATTTGATGGACGGCACCATCGGTCTTGTGAGTACACCCGGTGTAGGCAGCACATTTTGGTTCGAAATTCCTCTGGCCGCTTCGCCCACGCAGATCGCAGTAAAGCAGGCCGGACATGAAAAACTGCCCGCATCTGCCACAATGCAATACGCAAACACTGGCCACCATGTACTGGTGGTTGAAGACCATAAGGTCAACCAACTGGTCGCCAAAGGTATGCTGACGAAACTGGGCTACAAAGTCACGCTGGCAGAAACCGGCTTCCAGGCAGTCGAACTGCTACGCAGTCAGGATGACTTTGACCTGGTACTGATGGACATCCAGATGCCAGGCATGAATGGCGTAGAAGCAACCCGCATTATCCGCAATGAATTCCCTGATCGGCCACTACCCATCCTGGCCCTCACCGCCAACGCCATGAAAGGCGATGAGCAGGAATACCTGGCTGCTGGCATGGATGCTTGCCTGACTAAACCAATCCAGATTGTCCAACTGGCAGCAGCACTCAGGGAATGGTGCCGGGCAACAGCTGGATAA